A genome region from Glycine max cultivar Williams 82 chromosome 5, Glycine_max_v4.0, whole genome shotgun sequence includes the following:
- the LOC100808993 gene encoding sulfite oxidase isoform X6: protein MLPKYSVTATLQCAGNRRTAMSKIKTVKGVGWDVSAIGNAIWGGAKLSDVLELVGIPKLTSVTRFGGRHVEFISVDKCKEENGGPYKASIPLSQATNPEADVLLAYEMNGEPLNRDHGYPLRVVVPSVIGARSVKWLEDINIIAEECQGLFMQKDYKMFPPSVNWDNIDWSTRRPQMDFPVQCVICSLEDVSTVKPGKQDQERFAVQTGETA, encoded by the exons CAAGATCAAAACAGTAAAGGGAGTTGGCTGGGATGTTTCTGCTATTGGAAATG CTATTTGGGGTGGTGCCAAATTGTCTGATGTTCTAGAACTTGTTGGAATTCCAAAGTTGACTAGTGTCACTCGATTTGGTGGAAGACATGTGGAATTTATAAGCGTTGATAAGTGCAAG gaGGAAAATGGGGGTCCATACAAGGCTTCAATACCACTCAGTCAGGCCACAAATCCTGAAGCAGATGTTCTACTAGCTTATGAAATGAATGGTGAA CCTCTTAACAGGGATCATGGGTATCCATTACGTGTGGTTGTTCCTAGTGTCATTGGGGCCCGGTCTGTTAAATGGCTGGAAGATATCAATATCATTGCAGAAGAATGCCAG GGTTTATTCATGCAAAAGGACTACAAAATGTTTCCACCATCAGTGAATTGGGATAATATTGATTGGTCAACCCGGAGACCGCAAATGGATTTCCCAGTTCAG TGTGTTATATGTTCTCTAGAAGACGTGAGCACAGTAAAGCCTGGGAAG CAGGATCAGGAACGTTTTGCCGTCCAAACTGGCGAAACAGCGTGA
- the LOC100808993 gene encoding sulfite oxidase isoform X8, with product MSKIKTVKGVGWDVSAIGNAIWGGAKLSDVLELVGIPKLTSVTRFGGRHVEFISVDKCKEENGGPYKASIPLSQATNPEADVLLAYEMNGEPLNRDHGYPLRVVVPSVIGARSVKWLEDINIIAEECQGLFMQKDYKMFPPSVNWDNIDWSTRRPQMDFPVQCVICSLEDVSTVKPGKQDQERFAVQTGETA from the exons CAAGATCAAAACAGTAAAGGGAGTTGGCTGGGATGTTTCTGCTATTGGAAATG CTATTTGGGGTGGTGCCAAATTGTCTGATGTTCTAGAACTTGTTGGAATTCCAAAGTTGACTAGTGTCACTCGATTTGGTGGAAGACATGTGGAATTTATAAGCGTTGATAAGTGCAAG gaGGAAAATGGGGGTCCATACAAGGCTTCAATACCACTCAGTCAGGCCACAAATCCTGAAGCAGATGTTCTACTAGCTTATGAAATGAATGGTGAA CCTCTTAACAGGGATCATGGGTATCCATTACGTGTGGTTGTTCCTAGTGTCATTGGGGCCCGGTCTGTTAAATGGCTGGAAGATATCAATATCATTGCAGAAGAATGCCAG GGTTTATTCATGCAAAAGGACTACAAAATGTTTCCACCATCAGTGAATTGGGATAATATTGATTGGTCAACCCGGAGACCGCAAATGGATTTCCCAGTTCAG TGTGTTATATGTTCTCTAGAAGACGTGAGCACAGTAAAGCCTGGGAAG CAGGATCAGGAACGTTTTGCCGTCCAAACTGGCGAAACAGCGTGA
- the LOC100808993 gene encoding sulfite oxidase isoform X7, whose amino-acid sequence MKKLELFMFHLESRWTFSVWEGSLSSGMRRGEGMPTSIWGGAKLSDVLELVGIPKLTSVTRFGGRHVEFISVDKCKEENGGPYKASIPLSQATNPEADVLLAYEMNGEPLNRDHGYPLRVVVPSVIGARSVKWLEDINIIAEECQGLFMQKDYKMFPPSVNWDNIDWSTRRPQMDFPVQCVICSLEDVSTVKPGKQDQERFAVQTGETA is encoded by the exons ATGAAGAAGCTTGAGTTATTTATGTTTCACCTTGAGTCTCGATGGACTTTTTCTGTTTGGGAAGGAAGTCTAAGTTCTGGTATGAGAAGGGGGGAGGGGATGCCAACAT CTATTTGGGGTGGTGCCAAATTGTCTGATGTTCTAGAACTTGTTGGAATTCCAAAGTTGACTAGTGTCACTCGATTTGGTGGAAGACATGTGGAATTTATAAGCGTTGATAAGTGCAAG gaGGAAAATGGGGGTCCATACAAGGCTTCAATACCACTCAGTCAGGCCACAAATCCTGAAGCAGATGTTCTACTAGCTTATGAAATGAATGGTGAA CCTCTTAACAGGGATCATGGGTATCCATTACGTGTGGTTGTTCCTAGTGTCATTGGGGCCCGGTCTGTTAAATGGCTGGAAGATATCAATATCATTGCAGAAGAATGCCAG GGTTTATTCATGCAAAAGGACTACAAAATGTTTCCACCATCAGTGAATTGGGATAATATTGATTGGTCAACCCGGAGACCGCAAATGGATTTCCCAGTTCAG TGTGTTATATGTTCTCTAGAAGACGTGAGCACAGTAAAGCCTGGGAAG CAGGATCAGGAACGTTTTGCCGTCCAAACTGGCGAAACAGCGTGA